In the genome of Terriglobales bacterium, one region contains:
- the fusA gene encoding elongation factor G translates to MKVYETANLRNLAVVGHSHAGKTSLVAAMLYTAGSTQRLGRVDDGSTVTDHDEEETARRMSISTGVAYAEWNGAKLNLLDTPGFNMFVHEAKIALALPAESALVVVDGVAGVEVVTERVWAYTEEFGLPRAIVATRMDRERADSTRVLESLTTAFGRAVVPVQLPIGSEKSLSGVVDLVRMKAYTYELGGNGKGKEGDIPAAMAEAAKAAHEKLVELIAEGNDALLEEFFDKGTISDEHLTGGLHDAIRERRIVPVLFASGLGNVGTDRILDFVADYLPSPAERPPVQSAVSSGNGEPATRKMADSEPLSFAVFKTLADPFAGRITYFKIVSGVLQSEATVQNFTRNSSEKMAHISVMQGKEAKAIASLHAGDVGAVAKLRDTFTFDTLGDKTHPIQYPKVSLPEPAVTFAIEPKSRADEDKLSTGIHKLQEEDLMMRFFRDPQTKEFLLAGAGQQHVEVIVAKLKKRYHTEVNLKAPKVPYRETIRAKADAHGRHKKQTGGHGQFGDCKIKMEPLPRGGKFEFVNEIFGGAIPKNFIPAVEKGIVEAAERGYLAGFPVVDFRVILYDGSYHDVDSNELSFKVAGRLAFRKAMEQAKPTLLEPIMKVEITVPDEFAGSIMGDLNSRRGRIQGMDNKSGKTIVRAECPMAEMLTYGTDLTSMTQGRGSFTMEMDHYDVVPAQLQEKIITQAKAERGEIKEEEE, encoded by the coding sequence GTGAAGGTCTACGAAACCGCCAACCTGCGCAATCTGGCCGTGGTGGGACACTCGCACGCCGGCAAGACCTCGCTGGTGGCTGCCATGCTGTACACCGCCGGCTCCACCCAGCGTCTCGGCCGCGTGGATGACGGCTCCACCGTCACCGACCACGACGAAGAGGAGACCGCCCGCCGGATGTCCATCTCCACCGGCGTGGCCTACGCCGAGTGGAACGGCGCCAAGCTCAACCTGCTGGACACGCCCGGCTTCAACATGTTCGTGCACGAGGCCAAGATCGCCCTCGCCCTGCCCGCCGAATCCGCCCTGGTCGTCGTGGATGGCGTGGCCGGGGTTGAGGTGGTCACCGAGCGTGTCTGGGCCTACACCGAGGAGTTCGGTCTGCCGCGCGCCATCGTGGCCACGCGCATGGATCGCGAGCGCGCCGATTCCACCCGCGTCCTCGAATCGCTCACCACCGCGTTCGGGCGCGCCGTCGTTCCCGTGCAGCTTCCCATCGGCAGCGAGAAAAGTCTCTCCGGCGTCGTGGACCTGGTCCGCATGAAGGCCTACACCTACGAACTGGGCGGCAACGGCAAAGGGAAAGAGGGTGACATCCCCGCCGCCATGGCGGAGGCCGCCAAAGCCGCGCACGAAAAGCTGGTGGAGTTGATCGCCGAAGGCAACGACGCGCTGCTCGAGGAATTCTTCGACAAGGGCACCATTTCCGACGAGCATCTCACCGGCGGCCTGCACGACGCTATCCGCGAACGCCGCATCGTCCCCGTCCTATTCGCTTCCGGCCTCGGCAACGTCGGCACCGACCGCATCCTCGACTTCGTCGCCGACTATCTGCCTTCGCCCGCCGAGCGCCCGCCCGTGCAATCCGCGGTCTCGAGCGGCAACGGCGAGCCCGCCACCCGCAAGATGGCCGACTCCGAGCCGCTCTCGTTCGCAGTCTTCAAGACGCTCGCCGACCCCTTCGCCGGTCGCATCACCTATTTCAAGATTGTCTCGGGCGTGCTTCAGTCCGAAGCCACGGTGCAGAACTTCACCCGCAACTCCAGTGAGAAGATGGCGCACATCTCAGTGATGCAGGGCAAAGAGGCCAAGGCCATCGCCTCGCTGCACGCCGGCGACGTCGGCGCCGTCGCCAAGCTGCGCGACACCTTCACCTTCGACACCTTGGGCGACAAGACCCATCCCATCCAGTACCCCAAGGTTTCGCTGCCCGAGCCCGCCGTCACTTTCGCCATCGAGCCCAAGAGCCGCGCCGACGAAGACAAGCTCTCCACCGGCATCCACAAGCTGCAGGAAGAAGACCTGATGATGCGCTTCTTCCGCGACCCCCAGACCAAGGAGTTCCTGCTGGCCGGCGCCGGTCAGCAGCACGTCGAGGTCATCGTCGCCAAGCTCAAGAAGCGTTACCACACCGAGGTCAACCTGAAGGCGCCCAAGGTGCCCTACCGCGAGACCATTCGCGCCAAGGCCGACGCCCACGGCCGCCACAAGAAGCAGACCGGTGGGCACGGCCAGTTCGGCGACTGCAAGATCAAGATGGAGCCCCTGCCCCGCGGCGGCAAGTTCGAGTTCGTCAACGAGATTTTCGGCGGCGCCATCCCCAAGAACTTCATTCCTGCCGTCGAGAAGGGCATCGTCGAAGCGGCCGAGCGCGGCTACCTCGCCGGTTTCCCGGTGGTGGATTTCCGCGTCATCCTCTACGACGGCTCCTACCACGACGTCGATTCCAACGAGCTTTCCTTCAAGGTTGCCGGCCGCCTGGCCTTCCGCAAGGCCATGGAGCAGGCCAAGCCCACGCTGCTCGAACCCATCATGAAGGTCGAGATCACCGTGCCCGACGAGTTCGCCGGCTCCATCATGGGCGACCTCAACTCGCGCCGCGGCCGCATCCAGGGCATGGACAACAAATCCGGCAAGACCATCGTCCGCGCCGAGTGCCCCATGGCCGAAATGCTCACCTACGGCACCGATCTCACTTCCATGACCCAGGGCCGCGGCTCCTTCACCATGGAGATGGACCACTACGACGTCGTTCCCGCCCAGCTCCAGGAAAAGATCATCACCCAGGCCAAGGCCGAGCGCGGCGAGATTAAGGAAGAAGAAGAATAG
- a CDS encoding group 1 truncated hemoglobin, with product MLKRSVTLALCVLLASSTMAVAAPQQKTESLYKRLGGYDALAAVTDDFLNRLATDPQMGRFFQGLSTSSVIKTRQHIVDFLCQATGGPCAYHGRDMKTAHAGLKISKADWDLSVKLLTATLDKFQVPAKEKGEVLAAVGGLEKDIVEMK from the coding sequence ATGCTCAAGAGATCCGTAACACTCGCGCTGTGCGTGCTGCTGGCAAGTTCGACGATGGCGGTGGCGGCGCCACAGCAGAAAACCGAATCGTTGTACAAACGCCTGGGCGGCTACGACGCCCTGGCGGCCGTGACCGACGACTTTCTCAACCGGCTGGCCACCGACCCGCAGATGGGCCGCTTCTTCCAGGGGCTGAGCACCAGCTCGGTGATCAAGACGCGGCAGCACATCGTGGACTTCCTGTGCCAGGCCACCGGCGGGCCGTGCGCCTACCACGGCCGCGACATGAAGACCGCGCACGCCGGCCTGAAGATCAGCAAAGCCGACTGGGATCTGTCGGTGAAGCTGCTGACGGCGACGCTGGACAAATTCCAGGTGCCAGCCAAAGAAAAGGGCGAAGTGCTGGCGGCAGTCGGCGGGCTGGAGAAGGACATCGTGGAGATGAAGTAG